Proteins encoded in a region of the Streptomyces sp. NBC_01471 genome:
- a CDS encoding hemolysin family protein, which produces MTIPLLLLGAAFLLILANGFFVAAEFGLVTVERPDAERAAADGDRRARTVVRALRELSFQLSGTQLGITITSLVVGMLAEPALAQLLAGPLTATGLPEGAVSGISVVLGMMLAAAVQMVLGELVPKNWAVSRPLQVAGFVAGPQHLFSTAFRPVITLLNTVANRLVRALGVEPADELASARTPGELVSLARHSAQAGTLEQDTADLFVRTLSLAGLTAQHVMTPRVKVSALQSSATAADVLNLTRATGLSRFPVYRERIDEVVGMVHLKDALAVAVQDRHRTSVGRVAVAPLLVPETLPVQQLLERLRTEQPIAVVVDEYGGTAGVVTLEDIIEELVGEVRDEHDGADADRPELSPAPAEDGNPAWEADGSCRVLTLRRIGLEVPEGPYETVAGLVADLLGRIPAPGDRAELPGWRLSVRRVERYRAERVRLVRTAEVPAPVMEGVR; this is translated from the coding sequence ATGACCATTCCCCTTCTGCTCCTCGGAGCGGCCTTCCTTCTGATCCTCGCCAACGGATTCTTCGTCGCGGCCGAATTCGGCCTCGTCACCGTGGAGCGGCCGGACGCCGAACGCGCCGCCGCCGACGGCGACCGGCGGGCCCGCACCGTCGTGCGGGCCCTGCGGGAACTCTCCTTCCAGCTCTCCGGCACCCAGCTCGGCATCACCATCACCTCGCTGGTGGTCGGCATGCTCGCCGAGCCCGCGCTGGCGCAGCTGCTCGCCGGACCGCTCACCGCCACCGGACTGCCCGAAGGGGCCGTGTCCGGGATCAGCGTGGTGCTCGGCATGATGCTCGCCGCCGCCGTGCAGATGGTGCTCGGCGAACTGGTCCCGAAGAACTGGGCGGTGTCCAGGCCGCTCCAGGTGGCCGGCTTCGTCGCCGGTCCCCAGCACCTCTTCTCGACCGCCTTCCGGCCGGTGATCACGCTGCTGAACACCGTCGCCAACCGGCTGGTCCGGGCGCTCGGTGTCGAGCCCGCCGACGAACTGGCCTCGGCCCGCACCCCCGGCGAACTCGTCTCGCTGGCCCGCCACTCGGCACAGGCCGGCACGCTGGAACAGGACACCGCGGATCTCTTCGTACGGACCCTCTCGCTGGCCGGACTCACCGCCCAGCACGTCATGACCCCCCGGGTGAAGGTCAGCGCACTCCAGTCGTCGGCGACGGCGGCCGACGTACTGAACCTCACCCGTGCCACCGGCCTCTCCCGCTTCCCCGTCTACCGGGAGCGCATCGACGAGGTCGTCGGCATGGTCCATCTGAAGGACGCACTGGCCGTGGCGGTCCAGGACAGGCACCGGACCTCGGTGGGACGGGTCGCCGTCGCACCGCTCCTGGTGCCCGAGACCCTGCCCGTGCAGCAGCTCCTGGAGCGGCTGCGCACCGAGCAGCCGATCGCGGTGGTGGTGGACGAGTACGGCGGCACCGCCGGAGTCGTCACCCTGGAGGACATCATCGAGGAGCTGGTCGGGGAGGTCAGGGACGAGCACGACGGCGCCGACGCCGACCGCCCCGAGCTGTCCCCGGCCCCCGCCGAGGACGGAAACCCCGCCTGGGAGGCCGACGGCAGCTGCCGGGTCCTCACCCTGCGGCGGATAGGTCTTGAGGTCCCCGAGGGCCCGTACGAGACCGTCGCCGGCCTCGTCGCCGACCTGCTGGGACGCATCCCCGCCCCCGGTGACCGGGCCGAACTGCCCGGCTGGCGGCTCTCGGTCCGCAGGGTCGAGCGCTACCGCGCCGAGAGGGTGCGGCTCGTCCGCACCGCCGAGGTGCCCGCCCCGGTCATGGAGGGTGTGCGATGA
- a CDS encoding hemolysin family protein, with the protein MSFLQLLFAAALVLANGFFVGAEFALVSVRRSQVEPLAAEGSARARKVLYGLENLPRMMAAAQFGITVCSLTLGAVAEPTVAHLLEPVFQAVRLPGGLVHPLGYAIALALVVSLHLVIGEMVPKNLAMAAPEKTALWLSPGLVGFARLCRPVTVALGACARLVLKAFGVEPKDEVEAVFTSEQLNRLVEDSGQAGLLDSEAQERLEDALELGSRPIADVLIARADLITVAPSVTPLRIEELTVRTGYSRFPVCADSGAFMGYLHVKDVLDLEDRERAVPQQVWRPMATLRAELPLDDALTVMRRAATHLAQVADASGKVLGLVALEDVLEKLVGEVRDPAHREAPAPRVTRVSEPRTDRTEQALAG; encoded by the coding sequence ATGAGCTTCCTCCAGCTCCTCTTCGCCGCCGCCCTGGTGCTCGCCAACGGCTTCTTCGTCGGCGCCGAGTTCGCACTCGTCTCGGTACGCCGCAGCCAGGTCGAGCCACTGGCCGCCGAGGGCTCCGCACGGGCCCGCAAGGTGCTGTACGGCCTGGAGAACCTGCCGCGGATGATGGCGGCCGCGCAGTTCGGCATCACCGTCTGCTCGCTCACGCTGGGCGCCGTCGCCGAACCGACCGTCGCCCACCTGCTCGAACCGGTCTTCCAGGCGGTCCGGCTGCCCGGCGGTCTCGTCCATCCGCTGGGGTACGCGATCGCCCTCGCCCTCGTGGTCTCGCTGCACCTGGTCATCGGCGAGATGGTCCCGAAGAACCTCGCCATGGCCGCACCCGAGAAGACCGCCCTGTGGCTCAGCCCCGGTCTTGTCGGCTTCGCCCGGCTCTGCCGCCCGGTGACCGTCGCGCTCGGGGCCTGCGCCCGGCTGGTGCTGAAGGCCTTCGGCGTCGAGCCCAAGGACGAGGTCGAGGCGGTCTTCACCAGTGAGCAGCTGAACCGGCTCGTCGAGGACTCGGGCCAGGCCGGTCTGCTGGACTCCGAGGCGCAGGAGCGCCTGGAGGACGCGCTGGAACTGGGCAGCAGGCCGATCGCGGACGTGCTGATCGCCCGCGCCGACCTGATCACGGTCGCCCCCTCGGTCACGCCCCTGCGGATCGAGGAGCTGACCGTGCGCACCGGCTACTCGCGCTTCCCCGTCTGCGCGGACAGCGGCGCCTTCATGGGCTATCTGCACGTCAAGGACGTGCTCGACCTGGAGGACCGGGAACGCGCCGTCCCTCAGCAGGTCTGGCGCCCGATGGCGACGCTCCGCGCGGAGCTGCCCCTCGACGACGCGCTGACCGTGATGCGGCGCGCGGCCACCCATCTGGCCCAGGTCGCCGACGCATCGGGGAAGGTGCTCGGTCTGGTGGCGCTGGAGGACGTGCTGGAGAAGCTGGTCGGTGAGGTACGGGACCCGGCGCACCGGGAAGCCCCGGCACCCCGGGTGACGCGGGTGTCCGAGCCGCGCACGGACCGCACCGAACAGGCGCTGGCGGGGTAG
- a CDS encoding AAA family ATPase, with protein sequence MDFGTQGSHAPADLAWLRGVDAYTMGAYPQAEEEFRAAVRLDPGMADGWLGLHALRVDTTTALLRMFRHRERFGEQRGRLRRTLNSWYWLGWWVQPVLESPRDLLLAHASHWLDGRHVPELDRALAGLPPVDTDPQVRFLHACRAYLAKDWERLVRYTASLVDDPVLGIEAGLFGGMARVRLEMYGQAEPLLSAALMRCRSEQPQRKELRYWLARAHEGTGRSAAALPLYRAVHRVDPAFMDTAARLAAISEGDGFDDAVDYAAVSLAGFGQDAVDGQADGAFVEGDPTEGRDPRPGSPGSPGGDPLGGSAPPSGTVRDRDPSPAEQFPPDLPAGPTDPELLACALDELERMVGLEPVKRQVKALSAQLNMARLRAAQGLPVHPPKRHFVFSGPSGTGKTTVARILGRVFYALGLLGGDHLIEAQRADLVGEFLGQTAVKANELIDSALGGVLFVDEAYSLSNSGYSKGDAYGDEALQVLLKRAEDNRDHLVVILAGYPEGMDRLLATNPGLSSRFTSRVDFPSYRPLELTAIGEVLATENGDVWDEESLDELRSIAGHVVDQGWIDELGNGRFLRTLYEKSCAYRDLRLTGYATTPGRDDLSTLRLPDLMQAYGEVLSGRGPVGRGQQEPPL encoded by the coding sequence ATGGATTTCGGCACGCAGGGCTCGCACGCCCCGGCCGATCTCGCCTGGCTGCGGGGCGTGGACGCCTACACGATGGGGGCGTACCCACAGGCGGAGGAGGAGTTCCGGGCCGCGGTGCGGCTCGATCCGGGGATGGCGGACGGCTGGCTCGGACTGCACGCGCTGCGGGTGGACACCACCACCGCCTTGCTCCGGATGTTCCGGCACCGGGAGCGGTTCGGCGAGCAGCGCGGCAGACTGCGCCGCACCCTCAACTCCTGGTACTGGCTGGGCTGGTGGGTGCAGCCGGTGCTGGAGAGCCCGCGCGATCTGCTCCTCGCGCACGCCTCGCACTGGCTGGACGGCCGCCACGTGCCGGAGCTGGACCGGGCACTGGCGGGGCTGCCGCCCGTCGACACCGACCCGCAGGTGCGGTTCCTGCACGCGTGCCGCGCCTACCTCGCCAAGGACTGGGAACGGCTGGTGCGGTACACCGCCTCGCTGGTCGACGATCCGGTCCTGGGGATCGAGGCGGGGCTGTTCGGCGGGATGGCGCGGGTGCGTCTGGAGATGTACGGGCAGGCGGAACCGCTCCTCTCGGCGGCGCTGATGCGCTGCCGCAGCGAGCAGCCGCAGCGCAAGGAGCTGCGCTACTGGCTCGCCCGCGCCCATGAGGGGACCGGGCGCAGCGCGGCGGCCCTGCCGCTGTACCGGGCGGTGCACCGGGTGGACCCCGCGTTCATGGACACCGCCGCCCGGCTGGCCGCGATCTCCGAGGGCGACGGCTTCGACGACGCGGTGGACTACGCGGCGGTCTCGCTGGCCGGGTTCGGCCAGGACGCCGTGGACGGACAGGCCGACGGTGCCTTCGTGGAGGGCGATCCGACCGAGGGGCGGGACCCCCGGCCCGGGAGCCCCGGGAGCCCCGGCGGCGATCCGCTCGGCGGCTCCGCCCCGCCCTCCGGCACGGTACGGGACCGGGATCCGTCTCCGGCCGAGCAGTTCCCGCCGGATCTGCCGGCCGGGCCCACCGATCCCGAACTGCTGGCGTGCGCACTGGACGAGCTGGAGCGCATGGTCGGCCTGGAGCCGGTGAAACGTCAGGTCAAGGCGCTGTCGGCGCAGCTCAACATGGCCCGGCTGCGGGCGGCCCAGGGGCTGCCCGTGCACCCGCCGAAGCGCCACTTCGTCTTCTCGGGCCCCTCGGGCACCGGCAAGACGACCGTCGCCCGCATCCTGGGCCGGGTGTTCTACGCGCTCGGGCTGCTCGGCGGCGACCATCTGATCGAGGCCCAGCGCGCCGATCTGGTGGGCGAGTTCCTGGGGCAGACCGCCGTGAAGGCGAACGAGCTGATCGACTCCGCGCTCGGCGGGGTGCTCTTCGTCGACGAGGCGTACAGCCTCTCCAACTCCGGCTACAGCAAGGGCGACGCCTACGGCGACGAGGCACTCCAGGTCCTGCTGAAACGGGCCGAGGACAACCGCGACCACCTGGTGGTCATCCTGGCCGGCTACCCCGAGGGAATGGACCGCCTCCTGGCCACCAACCCCGGGCTCTCCTCGCGCTTCACCTCGCGGGTCGACTTCCCGAGCTACCGGCCGCTGGAGCTGACCGCCATCGGTGAGGTACTGGCGACCGAGAACGGCGACGTGTGGGACGAGGAGTCGCTGGACGAGCTGCGCTCGATCGCCGGTCATGTGGTGGACCAGGGGTGGATCGACGAGCTGGGCAACGGCCGGTTCCTGCGCACGCTGTACGAGAAGAGCTGCGCGTACCGGGACCTGCGGCTGACCGGGTACGCGACCACCCCGGGCCGGGACGATCTGTCGACGCTGCGGCTGCCGGACCTGATGCAGGCGTACGGGGAGGTGCTCTCGGGGCGGGGACCGGTCGGCCGCGGGCAGCAGGAGCCACCGCTCTGA
- a CDS encoding peptidase C39 family protein, translated as MTSTTPRRTVLAAAVAAAAATAGATAAAPAFADPAAPNGVPAAPRTPRAAEGDPVTPVTPVTPLVDNSVWASYSDWRSGAADGTTAVPGHGSGLVIGAPAGRTDYTDPHTGKTATWEYATWTSPVHRSRVPATEAVASWNAHTPAGTWIQVELRGSYTDGTGTPWYVMGRWASGDADIRRTSLDGQGDGKSSISTDTFAVDDAASGLRLVSYRLRLTLYRTPGTRLTPTVRRVGAMASDIPDRFTVPPSVPRISRELTVPRFSQNIHAGQYPEYDNGGEAWCSPTSSSMVIKYWGRGPAAADLAWIDPSYADPEVCQAARYTYDYQYEGCGNWPFNAAYAATYEDMSAAVTRLGSLSDVETLIRAGIPVITSQSFLKGELTGAGYGTSGHLMTVIGFTADGDVIANDPASPDDNAVRHVYRRAEWENIWLRTKRYDAKGKVTSGTGGVCYLYWPADPARSQHRVLASLGLL; from the coding sequence GTGACCAGTACCACTCCGCGCAGAACCGTTCTCGCCGCAGCGGTCGCTGCCGCTGCCGCCACCGCGGGAGCCACAGCCGCAGCACCCGCCTTCGCCGACCCGGCCGCCCCGAACGGTGTGCCGGCCGCCCCGCGCACCCCGCGGGCCGCGGAGGGAGACCCCGTGACCCCCGTGACCCCCGTGACCCCGCTCGTGGACAACAGTGTCTGGGCCTCGTACTCCGACTGGCGTTCCGGTGCGGCGGACGGCACCACGGCTGTCCCCGGCCACGGCTCCGGACTGGTCATCGGAGCGCCCGCGGGCCGCACCGACTACACCGATCCGCACACCGGGAAGACCGCCACCTGGGAGTACGCGACCTGGACCTCGCCGGTCCACCGCTCGCGGGTCCCGGCCACCGAGGCCGTCGCGTCCTGGAACGCGCACACCCCGGCGGGCACCTGGATCCAGGTCGAGCTGCGCGGCAGCTACACCGACGGCACCGGGACGCCCTGGTACGTGATGGGGCGCTGGGCATCGGGCGACGCCGACATCCGGCGGACCTCCCTCGACGGCCAGGGCGACGGCAAGAGCTCCATCTCGACCGACACCTTCGCGGTCGACGACGCCGCGAGCGGGCTGCGGCTGGTCTCGTACCGGCTGCGGCTGACGCTGTACCGCACCCCGGGCACCCGGCTGACACCCACGGTCCGCCGGGTCGGGGCGATGGCGTCGGACATCCCGGACCGGTTCACCGTCCCGCCGTCGGTGCCGCGGATCTCCCGCGAGCTGACCGTCCCGCGCTTCTCGCAGAACATCCACGCGGGCCAGTACCCGGAGTACGACAACGGCGGCGAGGCCTGGTGCAGCCCCACCTCGTCCTCGATGGTCATCAAGTACTGGGGTCGCGGGCCCGCCGCCGCGGACCTGGCCTGGATCGACCCGTCGTACGCCGACCCCGAGGTCTGCCAGGCGGCCCGCTACACCTATGACTACCAGTACGAGGGCTGCGGCAACTGGCCCTTCAACGCCGCCTACGCGGCGACGTACGAGGACATGAGCGCCGCGGTCACCCGGCTGGGTTCGCTCAGCGACGTGGAGACCCTGATCAGGGCGGGCATCCCGGTCATCACCTCGCAGTCCTTCCTCAAGGGGGAGCTGACCGGCGCCGGGTACGGCACGTCGGGCCATCTGATGACGGTGATCGGCTTCACGGCCGACGGCGATGTGATCGCCAACGACCCGGCGTCGCCGGACGACAACGCGGTCCGTCACGTCTACCGGCGCGCCGAGTGGGAGAACATCTGGCTCCGCACGAAGCGGTACGACGCGAAAGGCAAGGTCACCAGCGGTACGGGCGGTGTCTGTTACCTCTACTGGCCCGCTGACCCGGCACGGAGTCAGCACCGGGTCCTGGCGTCACTCGGCCTGCTGTGA
- a CDS encoding terpene synthase family protein codes for MAAPAHQLRREHRRIPGLSHVRGGRRRAVLAEQSDERTETHRSMGRETLRRTDHCRQFADATCAEDASRADRTPAGPAAYLRMRRRTITVLPMLDLLERGFTAQEPALAPSRDATADIAGWTNDLNPAARETSDGHESLVPVLAREHRISHHEAAAVAKAPGNRQRAAPAHSRPSDARTRC; via the coding sequence ATGGCGGCACCTGCGCATCAGCTCCGGCGGGAGCACCGCCGCATCCCCGGCCTCTCCCACGTTCGCGGCGGTCGGCGCCGCGCCGTTCTGGCCGAGCAGAGCGACGAACGGACCGAGACCCACCGCTCCATGGGCCGCGAGACTCTTCGCCGAACTGATCACTGTCGTCAGTTCGCGGATGCCACCTGCGCGGAAGACGCGTCCCGTGCCGACCGTACGCCCGCCGGCCCGGCCGCGTACCTCCGGATGCGCCGGCGGACCATCACCGTGCTGCCCATGCTGGATCTCCTGGAGCGTGGCTTCACGGCGCAGGAACCGGCTCTGGCCCCTTCGCGGGACGCCACCGCTGACATCGCCGGGTGGACCAACGACCTGAACCCGGCTGCCCGGGAGACGTCGGACGGGCACGAGAGCCTCGTGCCCGTCCTGGCACGGGAGCACCGGATCTCACATCATGAAGCCGCCGCCGTCGCCAAAGCCCCCGGGAATCGGCAGCGCGCCGCACCTGCTCACAGCAGGCCGAGTGACGCCAGGACCCGGTGCTGA
- a CDS encoding TetR/AcrR family transcriptional regulator, with the protein MNQSGPYIHQRTPTERSQLRRTDLIATGRRLFADTSYDALSMDDIARHAGVAKGLIYYYFKSKRGYYLAVVEESVADLVARAASDTELPRAERVHRTVEGYLLYAQHNRAAFRTIVTGGVGFDTQVQALRGAVREELIATIAEGAYGRRDVPLLARLALLGWLSAVEGITLDWLGHQELDRAEIRELLVRMLRNTLDTIGEFVAECPSPPPPE; encoded by the coding sequence GTGAACCAGAGCGGACCGTACATACATCAGCGCACTCCGACCGAGCGCTCCCAGCTCCGTCGCACGGACCTCATCGCGACCGGGCGGAGACTGTTCGCCGACACGTCGTACGACGCGCTGTCGATGGACGACATCGCCCGGCACGCGGGGGTCGCGAAAGGGCTGATCTACTACTACTTCAAGAGCAAACGCGGCTATTACCTCGCCGTCGTCGAGGAGTCGGTGGCCGATCTCGTCGCCCGCGCGGCCAGCGACACCGAGCTGCCCCGGGCCGAGCGCGTGCACCGCACCGTCGAGGGCTACCTGCTCTACGCCCAGCACAACAGGGCGGCCTTCCGCACCATCGTGACCGGCGGCGTCGGCTTCGACACCCAGGTACAGGCGCTGCGCGGCGCGGTCCGCGAGGAACTCATCGCCACCATCGCTGAGGGCGCCTACGGCCGCCGGGACGTCCCGCTCCTGGCCAGGCTCGCGCTGCTGGGCTGGCTGAGCGCGGTGGAGGGCATCACGCTCGACTGGCTCGGCCACCAGGAACTCGACCGCGCGGAGATCCGCGAGCTGCTCGTCCGGATGCTGCGCAACACCCTCGACACCATCGGCGAGTTCGTCGCCGAGTGCCCGTCGCCGCCGCCACCGGAGTGA
- a CDS encoding glycoside hydrolase family 18 protein, giving the protein MFGRFHPRARIRALLATACTAALGVTLLAGAGTASAGEHHAAAAGHAAASTEAGTSTAAGSKVVGYYADWDVYQRNYQVKNIQTSGSADKLTHINYAFGNVTGGKCAIGDAYADYQKTYDASSSVDGTADTWDQPVAGNFNQLRELKKLHPNLKIIWSFGGWTWSGGFGEAAKDPAAFAQSCYDLVKDSRWADVFDGIDIDWEYPNNCGLSCDTSGAEAFKNVMAALRAKFGSSSLVTAAITADASDGGKMDSADYAGAAQYVDWYNPMTYDYFGAWDAQGPTAPHSPLTSYTGIPKAGFNTDATITKLKGLGVPANKLLLGIGFYGRGWTGVTQDAPGGTATGPAPGTYEQGIEDYKVLKTSCPATGTVAGTAYAKCGSNWWSYDTPATIAGKMAYKNQQGLGGTFLWELSGDTSNGELIHAVS; this is encoded by the coding sequence ATGTTCGGACGATTCCACCCACGGGCCCGGATCCGGGCCCTGCTCGCCACCGCCTGTACGGCAGCTCTCGGCGTCACCCTGCTCGCGGGCGCCGGTACGGCGTCCGCCGGCGAGCACCACGCCGCGGCGGCCGGCCACGCGGCCGCGAGCACCGAGGCGGGCACCAGCACCGCCGCGGGCAGCAAGGTCGTCGGCTACTACGCGGACTGGGATGTCTACCAGCGCAATTACCAGGTCAAGAACATCCAGACCTCGGGTTCGGCGGACAAACTCACCCACATCAACTACGCGTTCGGCAACGTCACCGGCGGCAAGTGCGCCATCGGCGACGCCTACGCCGACTACCAGAAGACGTACGACGCGTCCTCCAGCGTGGACGGCACCGCCGACACCTGGGACCAGCCGGTGGCGGGCAACTTCAACCAGCTGCGTGAGCTGAAGAAGCTGCACCCCAACCTCAAGATCATCTGGTCCTTCGGCGGCTGGACCTGGTCCGGCGGCTTCGGCGAGGCCGCGAAGGACCCGGCCGCCTTCGCGCAGTCCTGCTACGACCTGGTCAAGGACTCACGGTGGGCCGACGTCTTCGACGGCATCGACATCGACTGGGAGTACCCCAACAACTGCGGTCTCTCCTGCGACACCAGCGGAGCGGAGGCCTTCAAGAACGTGATGGCCGCGCTGCGCGCCAAGTTCGGCTCGTCGTCGCTGGTCACCGCCGCGATCACGGCTGACGCCTCGGACGGCGGCAAGATGGACTCCGCCGACTACGCGGGGGCCGCGCAGTACGTCGACTGGTACAACCCGATGACGTACGACTACTTCGGCGCCTGGGACGCGCAGGGGCCGACCGCCCCGCACTCCCCGCTCACCTCCTACACCGGCATCCCGAAGGCGGGCTTCAACACCGACGCCACGATCACCAAGCTCAAGGGCCTGGGCGTGCCCGCGAACAAGCTGCTGCTCGGCATCGGCTTCTACGGCCGCGGCTGGACCGGCGTGACCCAGGACGCACCAGGCGGCACCGCGACCGGCCCGGCGCCCGGCACGTACGAGCAGGGGATCGAGGACTACAAGGTCCTCAAGACCAGCTGCCCGGCCACCGGCACCGTCGCCGGCACCGCGTACGCCAAGTGCGGCTCGAACTGGTGGAGTTACGACACCCCGGCCACCATCGCGGGGAAGATGGCGTACAAGAACCAGCAGGGTCTCGGCGGCACCTTCCTCTGGGAGCTCAGCGGTGACACCTCCAACGGCGAACTGATCCACGCCGTCAGCTGA